In Aedes albopictus strain Foshan chromosome 3, AalbF5, whole genome shotgun sequence, the genomic window NNNNNNNNNNNNNNNNNNNNNNNNNNNNNNNNNNNNNNNNNNNNNNNNNNNNNNNNNNNNNNNNNNNNNNNNNNNNNNNNNNNNNNNNNNNNNNNNNNNNNNNNNNNNNNNNNNNNNNNNNNNNNNNNNNNNNNNNNNNNNNNNNNNNNNNNNNNNNNNNNNNNNNNNNNNNNNNNNNNNNNNNNNNNNNNNNNNNNNNNNNNNNNNNNNNNNNNNNNNNNNCAAACTTACTCCGAGCCTAAATACATCATGAACATTCTCTTTTTCACAAACTTATCTCTCGTTCCGAGATGGTTTTCATAGATTCATCTCACAATTTGACAATTAGCAATATTCTTTGCTTTCTAATCAAAAGTTTTTCAGTATAGTCTTCAGTACATTATGAgtctatttttttatatatattactAGCTGCCCCGGCATCTTTAtcgacaagattttttttacacgCAGCTCCAAATATAAGGGCCCCAAAAAAAATGGCTGACCATTACTTGAAAAGCTTTTTTGAGAAAATAAGAATACCTTTGACTTTTTATGGACATCAGAAGAAAAACGATAGAAGATCACATTTTACCATTATCCGTAAAGTACCTAGCAAAAACTACAGCCCAAGAATGCCAATTGGGAATCCGGGTAGTCACAAATCTAACATGGATGGACATATCTTCACCAAATTTTCCAGACTGATCAGTGAGAGTCTATTAGACGATGAAGTATTCATTCCATAAAagttatctcgataccctaaccCCAAGCAATGCACAGAGGAAAAAAAGATACACATCTCGAATTTTAAGAGCACAActcccgctggtggtgaccaaccgatcaacttttcagcgcaaatcgACTCTCGGTTCTTCAgagttgtgctcttgaaaattcgagatgtGGCTACGTCATATACTAAACTTAAGGCGATACAGGACATCATGTTTATTCTGTTGTCTTCCGTCTCTTTCATCATCATTACACGCGAAACTTTGACGATGCAAATCTCCAGTTCCAGTGGACTGATTCAACTGAAAACTCGATTGTTCATCATATGTAAGCATACAGATGATCAATTTTCCAGCCCATTTCATGCAGTAGAACTCGAGATTTGCTTCCTCAAAGTTCGAgagcaatgattgatgattctgatgaaGCCCCGTAAAGCCTTTAATGAATTCCATGCCTGGAGAACACAGACCATTCCGTTGACGACGACACTCTGTGGAAACCTATAACCATGGAGTAATAACTTCAAACTGGCTAATGACATTTCTCTCTTAGCTTAATGGCGCTCTGATATACAGAGTAAGCTCAACGATCTTACCGATTGCTCCTAGGAGACCTCGGAAAccaggtgtgtatcagtggagaacattcaACCCAGGTATTCCTTCGGTAAATAAGTCTCGCACGGTGGCCTTACAACCAGATCTCTAATACGGAGCTCTATCGTCCATGTACATAATGAAAAGCTGATAGTGATAGGAATTCGGGAAATGTGAATGGTTTGGAAAACGGAGGTGGGTCGAAAACACTACGCAGGAGAGGGAACGAAATCTTCAAGCAAGCGTAGACtgtaacccagcaggacatcgcagcagagaaaAGCCCAAAAGCTCATGGCGACATAGCCTCAACAGTAAGTAGTAAGTAGGCAGGGAATCTTGAAAAATCTATATCATGTAATTTCCAAAAACCCACCAAataaaaacgacaaaaaataaCGATACTGTTTGAATATCTGAGGGAATAACTAATGAAGAAGTTGATATACCTACTACTTATATGCAAAAATCACCGTATTTGcagttccttgaaaaaaatacgCAAATTTCTACAAAGCAAATGATATAACCTCAATATGATCGAAGTGGCGCtttggctgtccataaaccacgtgatcatagaggggggggggttcggccaatgaccattttgtatggacaaattaaaaaatttgtatggacaaatgaccacggggggggggtcgaaaagtcccaaaaaaatgaccacgtggtttatggacagccctttaCATCAAATGGCAGTGATCAATAGAAATATGAACATTgctgttgggaatcgactgtaatcttgactctatagattaacggctacgcagtcttagggttcaaaaaacaagtttaattattcacccgacgtttcgacacggggatagtgtcttcctcagggggaaaataaatattaacgtttttggtcaaatgttttgtctaactttaactgtctcgttttgtgtcgtttttggtacatgcttacacttcgaaatcacttaaacagtttaacggtttttggcaatggagaataataaaactcgttttttgaaccctaagactgcgcagccgttaatctatagagaaatATGAACATTATACCACACAGCGTTTGTCTATTAAAGATGCATCAATAATTTATTCCTACTTTATAGTACAATAGGCTGCGTAGTTTGCGATGCCACACATATTCTTTCCACGTACAATCCTCATATAGCCATTCTCACCCCACGATCCCCACCAATTCTTGATAATCCAATATTGCGGGGTGTAACCCACCACCAGCACGGCGTGGTTCAACTTCGAACTGTCACAATCGGCGCTGTCGTAAATGCCGGACCTGAATGGATGAGAATCACACTTTTTAGTACTTGAGAAATAGAACTAGCTCGGCGATTGGAACTTACTGGTACAACTGGAATGATTTCGGCTCCGCATTCAAGCTGACGGGAATCGGTCCTATCTTCCACACGGCAAAAGCTAGGGCATCTTCCTTCTTGGGCAGTATTCCCCAATCACTGATGTTACAGATGGACAAGTCCGAATTGAAGCGACACGTACCCGCCTAGCAGAATTATTCAGAATGTTTTAGTGGGTTATTATAAATTGCATTTGAAAGGGATCTGATCAATGTTTAAATGATAAAACAGAATACGCCAGTGCAGTAAGCAGTCAAAGATCGCAAATCTGAAACGATAACAACAAAAAGAATACTGTTAAAAAATCAAATTCGACGATTAAAAATAACACAATTCTTCATCGAAAAAGGAGGGCGGCTTGCTTTCAACCACTTTTTGGTATTAACTACTCCCGATGACCAGCACAAATCGAATGCAAGAGGAGCTCGATTACAGAGCTGAGCCGCACTCGGAGTGATGGCTGTATGCAAACCTGGCTGCCGTTTGGTGCGGGTAACCAAATCAACATTGAAGCTtgcgcgaaaaaaaaaatgcaaacttgCGATAAATTGTTGATGTTGaggtaaataaataaatgatattTGGACGGCTCATCGCACTGACTGGGCGTAAGCATTCGTTGTCATGTTTTATGACGAGTGCGGTTTAAGCCATAAAAAGGCTACATGAAAAGTGAACTGCCGGAACCGATCATGTTTCGAAAAGAAAACGGTACACAATTTTCGGCGATGATTTAGCACGATTTCTGTTGGATGTCCTGGTTGAATTGACGGTGATTGCAATGAGGTATGCAGTTAGTGTGATGATCCCTGAGGAATGCAATGCATTGTTGTGCGTTCAAACGCGGATATAAAAGCAGTAAAAGTGTTTACGGAGAAACACGGAGTTTTTCTTTTAAACCATGGGggttaatctgctcaacagacagctGAACAGGGAGGCCCAGGTAGTTTGGGATTgaagaccgtcttctacaaccaAAGTAGAACCAAGGACTACCATTTGCCCGACACACCAAACAACATTTTCATGAtcaccaaacccttcgtctctccggaagctccaagaaagcattgcttcagagaCGGGCTAGAGCACATCGCATCCTCAAAGTTAGCTGCGTAGCCCGCAGCAACGAACATCAATGACAAGCTTTGGGAAGTCCTCCAAAGTTACATGACGGCTTTAAGTCAGCTTCCCAAGTGAttcttaccactccctttgttctCGGAAAGCGGGCAGGGTCAATCGCCATGCCCGAAGCCAACTGTCCAGAAAACATCAAGAGCTGATACTATCGTGCCACGTGATATGACCTACTAGAagctcaggccctatcagctagcaCCAGAAGGAGTTGCTGCAGTGGGACCTTGACCTACCCCGACCCattccggggacccctttccattcGCTAGCTCGGATCCAAGTAGAGCGGCGCTTTGATAGCAACGCTACAATCCAGGATGGCACCATATGGCCCTCCTGAGGTAAACTGGTTATAATAAAGACCACTTACACCCTCAGAATGCTCCAAAGTCTATGgatgatgatcttttcgagcaccttccccgccgtgtcgatcaagcagttGGTCtacatgccgacgggtctccggatgGTTTCCCCACCTTTGCAAATACcctcagtgatcgtataagatgttgaataagatgttaaagtggaggcgatatgcgtacatttacaTGCGCCAaaatggagacatgcacgcatatggcctccactatagcatcctatgcaacatatTATACGTTTCTGGTTTTCTGGGTATTACCAGGCTCTACCGCTTCCAAACCGCTTGGAGAACTCTCGtcgaggcatttctgcatagcagacctgaatatctcgggagcctttgcaatacctacttttaaggccaggttgggaactccgtccggacctggggtctTACCTACACTAAGGAGCTTTCCTAtcgccgcaagttccacatcggagaccctctcctcatcgccttcCCCAATCCCCTGCCGATAGGAGGccgaggactaggatcatgacgtggagagagcccctcgatgatcccctccaacactttgaagactgctctgtaggagccattacacttcGACATCAAGACCTGTAGACATCATCCCACGGATTCACATAGGCACTCTgatagagaccctcaaagcagacctttttgcttgcccttatctcggtcttcagcgcggcttttgcagcggtgaaCACAACCCGtcattcgtttcgctcttcctcagttcgttctcgctgcatccgccgcctatcccgtaggcaggcacggcacaggtccgcaatcgcttgagcccaccagtaagctggtgctctcccatttctagggtgaacttgcctaggcatggtcgcatcgtacGCACGCGAGAGTACCACTACCATCTCATCGCcactaaaccaagtaggtttcgctcacggtggaagcgcctccctaaatacgccttcgtcgaagtatgatgtcttccacctgcgacggtttggccttggcctagccccTTTTTCTTCTCCCGCTgcttgctgttgttgtagtcgatactgtagcgaaccgccaggtgatcgctgtgagtgtagctatcgtctacacCTCAGTTCGAACTGCTTGTTAGACTAGAACTACAAAAACTAACtttaataatcgactccgcaccgttgttccgactaaaggtactcttggtaccgacattagccagaccgacatctagtatgggcagtgtctctagcaggatctgaccccgttgGTACATGAAACGGCTTtgccattccacggcccaggcattaaagtcacccgctattaccaccagcCTTCTCCACATCAGCACGGTCGTCAAACAGTCCAGCACCTGCGTCGTCGaaccatcgacggaacgaatggttcgacgaataaTGCAGAACggctttggaggagaagaacgcagcgagggcggtaatgctgcagcaagggactcgacagaacgtggaacgttacaaacagaaacagcagacccgcctctttcggaacaaaaagcgccgcctggaagaagcggagtatgaagaaatggaactgctgtgccattcccaagaaacacggaagttctatgccgcgagccgaaatatgcagggataaagacggaggcctcgtgacggacggacgtgaggtgatcgaaaggtggaagcagcacttcgatcagcacctgaacggcgtggagaacgtaggcacgggggggcacggcgacggaggaaacgacgacgtcaatgcagcggaggacggaaatgaaccaactcccacgctgagggaagttaaggatgccattcaccagctcaaaaccaacaaagcagctggtaaggatggtatcgtagctgaactcatcaagatgggcccagaaaagttggccacctgtctgcataggctgatagtcaggatctgggaaaccgaacagctaccggaagagtggaaggaaggggtaatctgcaccattcacaagaaaggcgaccatttggaatgtgagaacttcagggcgatcactattttgaatgctgcctgcaaagtgctatcccagatcatcttccgtcgtctgtcacctaaaacgaatgagttcgtgggaagttatcaagccagcttcatcaacggccggtcgacaatggaccagatctttaccgtacggcacatcctctagaaatgccgtcaataccaggtcccaacgcatcacctgttcatcgacttcaaagcagcatacgacagtatcgaccgcgcagagctatggataatcatggacgaaaacggctttcctgggaagctgactagactgattaaaattaaagcaacgatggacgaatctcaccggggactgcgactctcatgcctactcttcaacatcgctctggaaggtgtgatgcgacgagccgggctcaacagccgaggaacgattttcacaaaatccggacaatttgtgtgctttgcggacgacatatacattattgccagaacatttggaacggtgacagagctgtacacccacctcaaacgcgaagcagcaaaggtcggactggtggtgaatgcctcaaaaacaaagtacatgctgataggcggaaccgaacaagaccggatccgtctgggtagtactattacgatagacggggatactttcgaggtggtggaggaattcgtctacctcggatccttactgacggctgacaacaacgtgagccgtgaaattcggaggcacatcatcagcggaagtcgggtctactacgggctccagaagaaactgcggtcgaaaaagattcacccacgcaccaaatgcagcatgtacaaaacgctaataagaccggtgatcctctacggacacgagatacctccaggagtttctcctgggatacctgcaggagttcctcctgggatacctccaggagttcctcctgggataccttcgggaattcctcctgggattcctccaggagttcctcttgggattcctccaggagttcctcctgggattccccccggagttcctcctgggcttccaccaggagttcctccaggaattcctccaggagttcctcctgggattcctccaggagttcctcctgggattcctccaggagttcctcctgggattcctccaggagttcctcctgggattcctccaggagttcctcctgagatttctccaggagttcctccttggattcctccaggagttcctccttggattcctccaggagttcctcctgggattcctccaggagttcctcctgggattcctccaggagttcctcctaggattcctccaggagttcctcctgggattcctccaggagttcctcctgggattcctccaggagttcctcctgggattcctccaggagttcctcctgggattcctccaggagttcctcctgagatttctccaggagttcctccttggattcctccaggagttcctccttggattcctccaggagttcctccttggattcctccaggagttcctcctgggattcctccaggagttcctcctgggattcctccaggagttcctcctgggattcctccaggagttcctcctggcattcctccaggagttcctcctaggattcctccaggagttcctcctgggattcctccaggagttcctcctgggattcctccaggagttcgtcttgggattcctcctggaactccttcaggagttcctcctgggactcctccaggagttctgcctaggactcgtccaggagttccttctgggacttctccaagagtttttcctaggattccaccagaaatttcttctaggattcttccagaagttccttatggaattctttcatgaattcctgagattcctcctaaaatttttccaggagtttttactgggatttttcttgaagttcttgccggaattcctccaggagttcctcctgggattccaccagaagtttcttctggcattcttccaagaagtactaagataccttcaggagttcttactgggattcttctagaagttcttgcaggcattgttgatcatcaatattaacttcttttctcgatcagcctagatagctgtgtagtgtcggtagcgattgtctcaattggctaagaataacactacggaccgcctgttccggtggtaagaatccaccaacaggtgacccctaattcatggtgtgatgcggctttatgcttaccgtgcctaggaatgaatggctaggggggtctaataaaaacctaaccgctaacggagcctgtggagtaccagggcgccctccatagtatgtagcccttactgcgctaaccggagcaatggtgcagtggaccttgtgtttctccgagacaatcagctgcccttctttagtctcacttgaggctaaataagggcgggattatgaagatgttgttaattagtttaaattttcacctatatggtttcgcattatgcgatttacacagtgtattctgtgtatcctcgcctttggcgttttccaatcgataccgatttggttttattgttgctgttctttgttgtgctgctgttgcgaagagtttaatcttacctagtttgggtagtggctacggttaggatagctcagatcaatcttcagcataaaagaacagcaacgatcaatctttgcagacttatgcaaaatggtacagcccaagtggccttggtacaagaaccttactttcgtaagggaaatttctatctaggaaaacttgtgaacccggtgtttgccactttcagtaaacatgaaatggcaaactcgcgtgtcatgcctcgagcctgtgtgcttgtcaacaacgcaatagttgctacactcatctctgaactaaccaccagagatgtatgtgctatcacaattgatgta contains:
- the LOC109405709 gene encoding testin-2, producing the protein MARDPSLGTQTLQRHYIVAGTCRFNSDLSICNISDWGILPKKEDALAFAVWKIGPIPVSLNAEPKSFQLYQSGIYDSADCDSSKLNHAVLVVGYTPQYWIIKNWWGSWGENGYMRIVRGKNMCGIANYAAYCTIK